Proteins from a genomic interval of Paenibacillus sp. FSL H8-0048:
- the ftsA gene encoding cell division protein FtsA, with protein MSNNDIIVSLDIGTSKVRAIIGEVTSGTFNIIGVGSADSEGIRKGAIVDIDQTVQSIRSAVEHAEQMVGIQISEVYVGISGNHIGLQSSHGVVAVQNEDREIGEDDIDRVIKAAEVIALPPEREVIDVVAKQYIVDGLEGIQDPRGMIGVRLEVEATIITGAKTPIHNLLRCVEKSGLKVKDLVLMSLGASGLALSKDEKSMGAVLVDIGAGQATIAVYEEGSLSATSTIPIGGEFVTNDIAYGLRTLTDQAEKVKLKYGCAWIDDAASEVVFKVLRIGSNVEKEFNQEDLAAIIEPRVQEIFHLIRQEVKRLGYTELPGGYILTGGTVSMPGVLKVAQNELAASVRIAVPDYIGVRDPGFTGGVGILHNVVRNYRGRSSGGSANKKTVNRSKQSAAPVQDSSKKPGLVERLKNMFSEFI; from the coding sequence TTGAGCAACAATGACATCATTGTTAGTTTGGACATCGGTACATCCAAAGTTCGGGCAATAATCGGGGAAGTTACTAGTGGAACCTTCAATATTATTGGCGTTGGATCTGCTGATTCGGAAGGGATACGCAAGGGTGCGATTGTAGACATCGATCAGACTGTGCAATCGATCAGGAGTGCCGTAGAGCATGCGGAGCAAATGGTCGGTATTCAAATATCCGAGGTGTATGTCGGCATATCCGGCAACCATATCGGCCTGCAATCCAGCCACGGCGTAGTTGCCGTTCAGAATGAGGACCGTGAGATCGGCGAAGATGATATCGACCGCGTAATCAAGGCTGCGGAGGTGATTGCACTTCCGCCGGAACGCGAGGTCATTGATGTTGTCGCCAAGCAGTATATCGTCGACGGCCTTGAAGGCATTCAGGACCCGCGCGGCATGATCGGCGTCCGCCTGGAAGTGGAGGCTACGATCATCACCGGTGCCAAGACCCCCATACATAATCTGCTCCGCTGCGTGGAGAAATCAGGTCTGAAGGTTAAAGATCTTGTCCTTATGTCTCTCGGGGCTAGCGGATTAGCGCTCTCCAAAGATGAGAAATCAATGGGGGCTGTACTGGTGGATATCGGTGCCGGACAAGCCACGATAGCTGTATATGAAGAAGGTTCCCTTAGTGCAACCTCCACGATTCCGATCGGAGGAGAATTCGTAACCAATGATATTGCGTACGGACTTCGTACACTTACCGACCAGGCGGAGAAGGTCAAGCTGAAATACGGCTGTGCCTGGATCGATGATGCCGCTTCTGAGGTAGTCTTCAAGGTTCTGCGTATCGGCAGTAATGTGGAGAAGGAATTCAACCAGGAGGATCTGGCAGCGATTATCGAGCCGAGAGTCCAGGAAATCTTCCACCTGATCCGTCAGGAAGTGAAGCGGCTTGGTTATACGGAGCTCCCGGGAGGTTATATACTTACGGGTGGCACAGTTTCGATGCCAGGGGTGCTTAAGGTAGCCCAGAACGAGCTGGCAGCCTCCGTACGGATCGCTGTGCCGGATTATATCGGAGTGCGTGACCCCGGCTTCACCGGCGGTGTAGGCATCCTTCATAATGTGGTGCGCAACTACCGTGGACGCAGCAGCGGCGGAAGTGCCAACAAGAAGACCGTTAACCGCAGCAAGCAGAGCGCAGCGCCGGTTCAGGATTCTTCCAAGAAGCCGGGTCTGGTGGAACGACTAAAGAATATGTTTAGCGAGTTCATATAA
- the ftsZ gene encoding cell division protein FtsZ translates to MLEFDFEMESLAQIKVIGVGGGGSNAVNRMIENGVQGVEFITVNTDAQALHMAKSEHKLQIGDKLTRGLGAGANPEVGKKAAEESRDLISNTLKGADMVFVTAGMGGGTGTGAAPVIAEIARECGALTVGVVTRPFTFEGRKRANQAELGIEALKEKVDTLIVIPNDRLLEIVDKKTPMLEAFREADNVLRQAVQGISDLIQVPGLINLDFADVKTIMTERGSALMGIGIATGENRASEAARKAIMSPLLETSIEGARGVIMNITGGSNLSLYEVNEAAEIVTSASDPEVNMIFGAIIEESMKDEIKVTVIATGFEHKPSPIAPVRRPAANSEPAADNKSKSENLRPFGNQTSSDQLDIPTFLRNRTRGNND, encoded by the coding sequence ATGTTGGAATTTGATTTTGAAATGGAGAGCTTGGCGCAAATAAAAGTCATCGGCGTCGGCGGCGGAGGAAGCAACGCTGTGAACCGGATGATTGAAAATGGCGTTCAGGGTGTTGAGTTCATCACGGTTAATACAGACGCCCAAGCGCTGCATATGGCCAAATCGGAGCATAAATTACAAATCGGGGATAAATTGACCCGCGGACTTGGCGCAGGAGCGAATCCTGAGGTCGGCAAGAAGGCGGCAGAGGAATCCCGCGATCTGATCTCGAATACGCTGAAGGGCGCGGACATGGTCTTCGTTACCGCAGGCATGGGGGGCGGTACCGGAACAGGCGCAGCGCCTGTCATTGCTGAAATCGCCCGGGAGTGTGGAGCGTTGACGGTAGGCGTTGTAACCCGCCCGTTCACTTTTGAAGGCAGAAAACGTGCCAATCAGGCAGAGCTTGGAATCGAAGCGCTCAAGGAAAAGGTTGATACGCTGATTGTGATTCCGAATGACCGCCTCCTGGAAATTGTGGATAAGAAGACTCCAATGCTGGAAGCGTTCCGTGAAGCGGACAATGTACTCCGGCAGGCAGTACAAGGCATCTCCGACCTTATTCAGGTTCCCGGTCTGATCAACCTTGACTTTGCCGATGTGAAGACGATTATGACCGAGCGCGGTTCAGCGCTTATGGGCATCGGGATTGCCACCGGCGAGAACCGAGCATCTGAGGCGGCCCGCAAGGCGATTATGAGCCCGCTGCTTGAAACATCCATCGAAGGTGCGCGCGGTGTTATTATGAACATTACAGGCGGCTCTAACCTCTCCCTGTACGAAGTGAATGAAGCTGCCGAGATTGTTACCTCTGCTTCCGACCCTGAAGTGAATATGATCTTCGGTGCCATTATCGAAGAGAGTATGAAGGATGAAATCAAGGTTACTGTGATTGCGACCGGATTTGAACACAAGCCTTCTCCAATAGCTCCTGTACGCCGTCCTGCGGCAAACAGCGAGCCGGCTGCTGATAATAAGAGCAAGAGTGAGAATCTTCGTCCGTTCGGGAATCAGACAAGCTCTGATCAGCTGGATATTCCGACCTTCCTGCGCAACCGGACACGCGGCAATAATGATTAA
- a CDS encoding Rpn family recombination-promoting nuclease/putative transposase, with protein MEMLDPRVDFVFMRIFASESNKDVLLAFLNQIFLDAGDLPLEEVVLLNPYTDKDDPLDKQAIFDIWAKTVGGKMINIEMQLFNKYDIEKRTLYYWSKRYAGQLQVSGKYTELKKCVTINILNYKVLPNEHTHSVFHLREDSSGAPLTDDIEIHFLELPKLNKPVTPGEGGLVNWLLFLKGIDYSDWEVLQMNEPALKKAMETLEFLSQDSEARRKYEDRQKFLMDEASQREGALREGFAKGVEEGTMAGKQEAKRVIAKNLLSMGMDRPSVQKATGLSEEELKSINN; from the coding sequence ATGGAAATGCTGGACCCCCGGGTGGATTTTGTATTTATGCGGATTTTTGCAAGCGAGAGCAACAAGGATGTACTGCTCGCCTTTCTGAATCAGATATTCCTGGATGCGGGCGATCTTCCGCTGGAGGAAGTGGTGCTGCTCAATCCTTATACAGATAAGGATGATCCGCTGGATAAGCAAGCGATATTTGATATATGGGCCAAGACGGTGGGCGGCAAGATGATCAATATTGAGATGCAGCTGTTCAACAAATATGATATTGAGAAACGCACGCTGTATTATTGGAGCAAGCGTTATGCCGGGCAGCTTCAGGTCAGCGGGAAATATACCGAGCTTAAGAAATGCGTGACGATTAATATTCTGAATTACAAGGTGCTGCCTAATGAACATACACACAGTGTATTTCATTTGCGGGAGGACAGCAGCGGAGCGCCGCTGACAGATGATATCGAGATTCATTTCCTGGAGCTGCCTAAGCTAAACAAGCCGGTTACGCCCGGCGAGGGCGGCCTTGTGAACTGGCTGCTGTTCCTGAAAGGGATTGACTACTCTGATTGGGAGGTGCTGCAAATGAATGAGCCGGCCTTGAAGAAGGCGATGGAGACGCTGGAATTTCTGAGCCAGGATTCGGAGGCCCGCCGCAAGTATGAGGACCGCCAGAAGTTCCTGATGGACGAAGCCTCGCAGCGGGAGGGTGCGCTAAGAGAAGGCTTTGCTAAGGGCGTGGAGGAAGGCACTATGGCGGGTAAACAGGAGGCCAAGCGGGTAATAGCGAAGAATCTCCTGTCTATGGGAATGGATCGTCCTTCTGTGCAGAAGGCAACCGGACTTTCCGAAGAAGAGTTGAAATCTATCAACAATTAA
- the spoIIGA gene encoding sigma-E processing peptidase SpoIIGA, with the protein MVVYIDLIFAANLLIDGVLLWLTSWLVKHKISWWRLTLSALAGALYVVMMFVPELSFMYTFLVKFGLSVLMIWIAFGFRSLQSYLRAFGAFYIINFAAAGGIIGVHYLLQSSGDLWKGMIFTSSGGQAYRLKIGFWFVLTLLPLVLLLFKGIQSSRRHREQLDSYIGEVTVEIGGVSVTCPGLLDTGNRLSDPLTRIPVMVMEASLWEGHLPASWKGRLTQTGADTLVLETDGQSFPWQDRVRLVPYRGVNRGASFMLALKPDKVRIELGGDTFCSTRVLIGLDGGTLSGDGAYRAVIHPDLTHKESAQEVPADKVMG; encoded by the coding sequence ATGGTTGTGTATATTGACTTGATTTTTGCCGCCAATCTGCTGATCGACGGAGTCCTGCTGTGGCTGACAAGCTGGCTGGTTAAGCACAAGATATCCTGGTGGCGCCTGACTCTCTCAGCGCTGGCAGGGGCGCTCTATGTTGTCATGATGTTTGTACCGGAGCTGTCCTTTATGTATACCTTTCTCGTCAAATTCGGTCTATCGGTTTTGATGATCTGGATAGCCTTTGGATTTAGAAGTCTGCAAAGCTATCTTCGGGCATTCGGGGCGTTTTATATCATTAATTTTGCGGCGGCGGGAGGGATCATAGGCGTTCATTATCTGCTGCAAAGCTCTGGTGACCTCTGGAAGGGCATGATCTTCACCTCATCGGGAGGCCAAGCTTACCGGCTGAAGATCGGGTTCTGGTTCGTGCTTACCCTGCTTCCGCTGGTGCTGCTGCTCTTCAAGGGGATCCAGTCCTCCCGCCGGCACAGAGAGCAGCTGGACTCCTATATCGGGGAAGTGACAGTAGAAATCGGCGGAGTGTCGGTTACCTGCCCCGGACTGCTGGATACCGGGAACCGGCTCAGCGATCCGCTGACGAGGATTCCGGTCATGGTGATGGAAGCCTCGCTGTGGGAAGGGCATTTGCCGGCTTCCTGGAAAGGGAGGCTAACCCAGACGGGTGCAGATACACTTGTACTGGAAACGGACGGGCAGTCGTTCCCCTGGCAGGACAGAGTGCGGCTGGTGCCGTACAGGGGCGTCAACCGCGGGGCATCCTTCATGCTCGCGCTGAAGCCGGATAAGGTAAGGATAGAGCTTGGCGGTGATACCTTTTGCAGCACAAGGGTACTCATCGGGCTGGATGGCGGGACACTGTCGGGAGACGGCGCATACCGGGCGGTCATACATCCTGACCTGACCCATAAAGAGAGTGCGCAAGAAGTGCCGGCTGACAAGGTGATGGGCTAA
- the sigE gene encoding RNA polymerase sporulation sigma factor SigE has translation MMVKFKLVLQLQYYRMLFLLGLKSQEIYYIGGSEALPPPLTREEEEFLLQRLSSGDAAVRAMLIERNLRLVVYIARKFENTGINIEDLVSIGAIGLIKAVNTFDPEKKIKLATYASRCIENEILMYLRRNSKTRSEVSFDEPLNIDWDGNELLLSDVLGTENDTIYRNIEEQVDRKLLQKALEKLSERERLIMELRFGLRGGEEKTQKDVADLLGISQSYISRLEKRIIKRLRKEFNKMV, from the coding sequence ATAATGGTCAAATTCAAGCTTGTGCTGCAACTGCAGTATTACCGCATGCTGTTTCTGCTCGGTCTGAAGAGCCAGGAGATTTATTATATCGGTGGAAGTGAGGCGCTGCCGCCGCCGCTGACACGCGAGGAGGAGGAATTCCTGCTCCAGCGCCTCTCCAGCGGAGATGCGGCGGTCCGGGCCATGCTGATTGAGCGCAATCTGCGGCTGGTGGTCTACATCGCCCGGAAATTCGAGAACACCGGAATTAACATTGAGGATCTGGTATCCATTGGCGCGATCGGACTGATTAAGGCGGTCAACACCTTTGATCCGGAGAAAAAAATCAAACTCGCCACCTACGCCTCACGCTGCATCGAGAATGAGATTCTGATGTATTTGCGGCGTAACAGCAAGACCCGAAGCGAGGTTTCTTTTGATGAACCGCTGAATATTGACTGGGACGGCAACGAGCTGCTGCTCTCGGATGTGCTGGGTACGGAGAATGATACGATCTACCGCAACATCGAGGAGCAGGTGGACCGCAAGCTGCTGCAGAAGGCGCTGGAGAAGCTCAGCGAGCGGGAACGGCTGATCATGGAGCTGAGATTCGGGCTGCGCGGCGGCGAAGAAAAAACACAAAAGGATGTAGCCGATCTGCTGGGCATCTCCCAATCCTATATTTCCCGCCTGGAGAAACGAATTATCAAGCGGCTGCGCAAGGAGTTCAACAAGATGGTGTAA
- the sigG gene encoding RNA polymerase sporulation sigma factor SigG, which produces MTRNKVEICGVDTAKLPVLTNVEMRALFTSLQQQGERSAREKLVNGNLRLVLSVIQRFNNRGEFVDDLFQVGCIGLMKAIDNFDLSQNVKFSTYAVPMIIGEIRRYLRDNNPIRVSRSLRDIAYKALQVRDSLTNQNSREPTIFEISEALGVPKEDVVFALDAIQDPVSLFEPIYHDGGDPIYVMDQISDDKNKDVSWIEEIALREAMQRLGQREKRILSMRFFEGKTQMEVADEIGISQAQVSRLEKSAIQQMQKHVKS; this is translated from the coding sequence ATGACCCGAAATAAAGTCGAGATTTGCGGTGTGGATACCGCCAAGCTGCCTGTTCTTACGAACGTGGAAATGCGGGCATTGTTCACTTCGCTGCAGCAGCAGGGCGAGCGATCCGCCAGAGAGAAATTGGTAAATGGCAACCTCAGGCTTGTGCTAAGCGTAATCCAAAGGTTCAATAATCGTGGAGAGTTCGTGGATGATTTGTTTCAGGTAGGCTGCATCGGACTCATGAAAGCCATCGATAATTTCGATTTATCGCAAAATGTCAAGTTCTCCACCTATGCGGTGCCGATGATCATCGGAGAGATCCGCCGCTACTTGCGCGACAACAACCCGATCCGGGTATCCCGCTCCCTGCGCGATATTGCCTATAAGGCGCTGCAGGTGCGTGACAGCCTGACGAACCAGAATTCGCGGGAGCCGACGATCTTCGAAATATCCGAAGCGCTCGGCGTTCCGAAGGAGGATGTTGTCTTCGCGCTTGATGCGATCCAGGACCCGGTATCCCTGTTCGAGCCGATCTATCATGACGGCGGGGACCCGATCTATGTGATGGATCAGATCAGTGACGACAAGAACAAGGATGTCTCCTGGATTGAGGAGATTGCACTCCGGGAGGCCATGCAGCGGCTGGGGCAGCGCGAGAAACGCATTCTGTCGATGCGCTTCTTCGAAGGCAAGACCCAGATGGAGGTCGCTGACGAGATTGGCATCTCGCAGGCCCAGGTCTCACGGCTTGAGAAATCAGCGATCCAGCAAATGCAAAAGCATGTAAAGTCCTGA
- a CDS encoding YlmC/YmxH family sporulation protein — MIEETSASGKKMKISDFQTKDVINIVDGKRLGQISDLELDLRRGVIDAVIVPGYTRFMGLFGGGADLVIPWRNIVKIGADVVLVKLEEPRMPQGQEDREMMYLERPERSERRTY; from the coding sequence ATGATTGAGGAAACGTCAGCTTCGGGTAAAAAGATGAAAATATCCGATTTCCAAACTAAAGATGTAATCAATATTGTGGACGGCAAACGGCTGGGCCAGATCAGCGATCTGGAGCTGGATTTGCGCAGAGGCGTCATTGACGCTGTGATTGTCCCGGGGTATACAAGGTTCATGGGGCTGTTCGGCGGCGGTGCCGATCTGGTGATTCCGTGGCGGAATATTGTGAAGATCGGTGCGGATGTCGTGCTCGTGAAGCTGGAGGAGCCCCGCATGCCGCAGGGACAGGAAGACCGCGAGATGATGTACCTGGAACGGCCGGAACGCAGTGAACGGCGCACTTATTAA
- the pgeF gene encoding peptidoglycan editing factor PgeF: protein MEPFMQNGAAPMLLHLEPWREPYRGITAGFTGRAGGSGKEPYDSFNCAFHVGDDPADVLANRSLLAAGLGFRLADWTCGEQTHGKEIAVVTEKERGRGSLDRASAFQATDGLLTNVPGVLLTSFYADCVPLFFHDPLNQVVGLAHAGWKGTVAEIASAMVERMGLTYGSRPQDIQAAIGPSIGDCCYEVDDYVMDPVRRLEARLNLPAPAEGERAIYRPSETDSSKMLLNLKELNQRIMIKAGILPTHIECTTWCTSCNSDLFFSYRKENGVTGRMTSWIGIKES, encoded by the coding sequence ATGGAACCGTTTATGCAAAATGGCGCAGCGCCCATGCTGCTGCATCTGGAGCCGTGGCGTGAGCCGTACAGGGGCATTACTGCAGGCTTCACCGGCAGAGCAGGCGGCAGCGGGAAAGAACCGTATGACAGCTTCAATTGTGCTTTTCATGTAGGCGATGATCCGGCGGATGTGCTGGCTAACCGCAGCCTGCTGGCTGCGGGTCTGGGCTTCCGGCTGGCTGACTGGACCTGCGGAGAACAGACCCATGGCAAAGAGATCGCTGTCGTTACAGAAAAGGAACGCGGCCGGGGCAGCCTGGACCGGGCCTCTGCCTTTCAGGCCACTGACGGACTGCTGACGAATGTGCCCGGAGTGCTGCTGACTTCTTTCTACGCTGATTGTGTACCGCTGTTCTTCCATGATCCGCTGAACCAGGTGGTGGGGCTGGCGCATGCAGGCTGGAAGGGGACCGTAGCGGAAATCGCGTCCGCGATGGTGGAGCGTATGGGGCTCACGTATGGGAGCCGTCCACAGGACATACAGGCCGCTATAGGACCTTCCATCGGAGACTGCTGCTATGAGGTGGATGATTATGTAATGGACCCTGTCCGCCGCCTGGAGGCCAGGCTGAACCTGCCGGCTCCTGCAGAAGGCGAACGGGCTATATATAGACCATCCGAGACAGACAGCAGCAAAATGCTGCTGAACTTGAAAGAATTGAATCAACGCATTATGATAAAAGCAGGAATATTGCCGACTCATATCGAATGTACAACTTGGTGTACAAGCTGTAACAGTGATCTGTTCTTTTCCTACCGGAAGGAAAACGGGGTCACTGGGAGAATGACGAGCTGGATCGGAATAAAGGAGAGTTGA
- a CDS encoding YggS family pyridoxal phosphate-dependent enzyme produces the protein MASLQERIATTRERVARACTASGRDASEVKVIAVTKYVSLNTVAAVLEAGLEEIAESRWQDAEPKWNALGHKGIWHFIGHLQTNKVKDVIGKFQYIHSLDRLSLARELHKKAEAAGLEVKVFLQVNISGEDTKFGLAPEAVEDFLREITPLDRVKVIGLMTMAPHEEDPEATRPVFRGLRELRDRLNLLGLTPEPIQELSMGMSNDFEVAIQEGATRVRLGTVLVGHEEGE, from the coding sequence TTGGCCTCGCTACAAGAAAGAATAGCCACTACCCGGGAACGTGTCGCACGGGCCTGCACGGCCAGCGGCCGGGATGCCAGTGAAGTCAAGGTGATTGCGGTAACGAAATACGTATCGCTGAATACGGTTGCCGCTGTGCTGGAGGCAGGACTTGAGGAGATCGCCGAGAGCCGCTGGCAGGATGCGGAGCCGAAATGGAATGCGCTGGGGCATAAGGGAATATGGCATTTTATCGGGCATTTGCAGACGAACAAGGTGAAGGACGTTATCGGTAAATTTCAATATATTCACTCTCTGGACCGGCTGTCGCTGGCCAGGGAGCTGCATAAGAAGGCGGAAGCTGCCGGACTTGAGGTGAAGGTGTTCCTGCAGGTGAATATTTCAGGCGAGGATACCAAGTTCGGCCTGGCGCCGGAAGCGGTGGAGGACTTCCTGCGGGAGATCACCCCGCTTGACCGGGTGAAGGTCATCGGTCTGATGACGATGGCCCCTCATGAGGAAGACCCCGAGGCGACCCGGCCGGTATTCCGCGGACTCCGCGAGCTGCGTGACCGCTTGAATCTGTTGGGTTTGACACCTGAGCCAATACAAGAGCTGTCGATGGGCATGTCGAATGACTTTGAAGTGGCGATACAGGAAGGAGCCACCCGGGTTCGTCTGGGAACGGTATTAGTAGGTCATGAGGAGGGAGAATGA
- a CDS encoding cell division protein SepF, producing MGVMNRFMSFLGLQEEEEIVEREQISRDEDEYEPAPVETRKNQRANVVSIHSQKNVKVVLYEPRSYDEAQEIADHLRSHRTVVINLQRVRNDQAMRIIDFLSGTVYALGGGISKIGGNIFMCTPDTVEIQGSITEILGDEQDYNRMR from the coding sequence ATGGGCGTGATGAACCGGTTTATGAGTTTCTTGGGCTTGCAGGAGGAAGAGGAGATTGTGGAGCGGGAGCAAATTTCCCGTGATGAGGATGAATACGAACCCGCCCCTGTAGAAACACGCAAGAATCAGAGGGCCAACGTCGTTAGCATTCATTCCCAAAAAAATGTGAAGGTTGTGCTCTACGAGCCGCGTTCTTATGACGAGGCGCAGGAGATCGCTGACCATCTGCGTTCACACCGCACGGTAGTCATTAACCTGCAGCGGGTGCGCAATGACCAGGCGATGCGAATTATCGATTTTCTCAGCGGAACTGTTTATGCTCTGGGTGGAGGAATATCCAAAATTGGGGGCAATATATTTATGTGCACACCGGACACCGTGGAGATTCAAGGCTCCATTACCGAGATCCTGGGTGACGAGCAAGACTACAACCGAATGAGGTGA
- a CDS encoding YggT family protein, whose amino-acid sequence MNEISSIIDILFQIYYYMILVYILMSWLPNLRENFIGELLGKLVEPYLAPFRRIIPPLFGTLDISPIVAIILLRFAAVGLKSILASVFG is encoded by the coding sequence TTGAATGAAATATCTTCAATTATAGACATCCTATTTCAGATTTACTATTACATGATCCTCGTATACATTCTGATGTCCTGGCTGCCGAATCTGCGTGAGAACTTTATCGGTGAGCTGCTGGGCAAGCTGGTGGAGCCGTATCTGGCACCGTTCCGGAGAATTATCCCTCCATTGTTTGGAACGCTGGATATTTCCCCGATTGTCGCGATTATCTTGCTGCGCTTTGCCGCAGTCGGGCTTAAATCAATCCTGGCTTCGGTCTTCGGTTAA
- a CDS encoding YlmH family RNA-binding protein, whose amino-acid sequence MKIEIYGHFHPDERPFVDKAWEWVTNAGEYHETKLTEFLDPRQAYILQSLVNRHPDVIVRWEGGSSDAERKRGMVAPDYRDLTNEDMELSVLNITSGEQKFLSLEHGDYMGAILGLGIKRGKIGDIHVLEDGCHVVVAADIADYLSIHLTGVHRINVSTEILPLSDLRSSEVKLTKLEFTVASLRLDGIAADVTRLSRSKILAPIKAGRVRVNWKVEEDPSRSLKDGDMVSIQGFGRFKVLEIGSLTKKGRYRILVGKFV is encoded by the coding sequence ATGAAGATTGAAATCTACGGGCATTTCCACCCGGATGAGCGTCCGTTTGTGGACAAGGCCTGGGAGTGGGTAACGAATGCCGGGGAGTATCATGAGACGAAGCTGACCGAATTCCTGGACCCCCGTCAGGCCTATATTCTGCAGAGTCTGGTGAACCGCCATCCTGATGTGATTGTGCGCTGGGAGGGCGGTTCTTCGGATGCCGAGCGGAAGCGGGGCATGGTGGCTCCGGATTATCGTGACCTAACGAATGAGGATATGGAATTAAGCGTGCTGAATATCACCTCAGGGGAACAGAAATTTCTCTCGCTGGAACATGGGGATTATATGGGAGCAATCCTGGGACTTGGCATCAAAAGAGGCAAGATCGGTGATATTCATGTGCTGGAAGACGGCTGCCACGTAGTGGTGGCTGCTGACATCGCGGATTACCTGTCCATTCATTTGACTGGAGTACACCGGATTAATGTCAGTACGGAGATCCTGCCGTTATCGGACCTGCGCAGCAGTGAGGTCAAGCTTACGAAGCTGGAATTCACAGTGGCGTCCCTCCGGCTTGACGGGATTGCAGCGGATGTCACGCGGCTGAGCCGGAGCAAGATTCTGGCCCCGATCAAGGCCGGGCGCGTCCGGGTGAACTGGAAGGTTGAGGAAGATCCGTCCCGTTCGCTGAAGGACGGGGACATGGTCTCGATCCAGGGCTTCGGACGGTTCAAGGTGCTGGAGATCGGCAGCTTGACGAAGAAGGGCCGTTACCGGATTTTGGTAGGCAAATTTGTCTGA
- a CDS encoding DivIVA domain-containing protein, which produces MPLTPLDIHNKEFSRRIRGYDEDEVNEFLDQVIKDYESVIRENKELHNQLLTLQERLDHFVNIEESLSKTILVAQEAADDVKNNSKKESQLILKEAEKNADRIINEALSKSRKVTIETEELRKQASIYRTRFRTLLEAQLELLSQDDWNALESREVSENAL; this is translated from the coding sequence ATGCCATTAACACCGCTCGATATACATAACAAGGAATTCTCCCGGAGAATCCGCGGTTATGATGAAGATGAGGTCAATGAATTTCTGGATCAGGTGATTAAGGATTACGAGAGCGTGATCCGGGAGAATAAGGAACTGCACAACCAGCTGTTAACCCTTCAGGAACGCCTGGATCATTTCGTCAATATTGAAGAGAGTCTGTCCAAGACTATTCTTGTAGCCCAGGAGGCTGCAGATGATGTGAAGAACAACTCCAAGAAGGAATCCCAGCTGATCCTCAAGGAAGCGGAGAAGAATGCCGACCGGATTATCAACGAAGCGTTGTCCAAATCCCGCAAGGTGACGATCGAGACCGAGGAGCTGCGCAAGCAGGCTTCGATCTATCGTACCCGGTTCCGGACGCTGCTGGAAGCCCAGCTGGAGCTGCTGTCCCAGGATGATTGGAATGCGCTGGAGAGCCGCGAGGTTAGCGAGAACGCGCTCTGA